cggaaaaataaaaaaaaatagatatggGGACAACTGTTGTTTTTTATGAAAAGGATAGAGGAAGAAATACACAATAGTGATTTCCTTAGTAAATACACATGTTTATTTAGAAGCTAATGATGATGGTATGAGATAAGACCAAGTATAAGGTACCATTTTACATAACTCATTGTAAAATCTTCACAGCCTAAGATGTCTTTTTAAGATAACATCACAGCCTAAGCTTTGGGATATATTAGGAATTTCTCCTACGATGCCCCACCAAAGATTTGTGAGGACGACAAAAAATACACATAATTATTTAGAAGCTAATGGTGATGATACGAGATAAGGCCAaatataaagttttttttttttttaaacataagTACAAAGTCTAAATGATTAAAATGGAAGTTGCAGAATTCAAATAATATATTTTACTAGTTTATTCTTTTCTTGTGTTCTCTTTTCTCGTTCACGACCTTATCCGTCCCCTAAAAGAACAAAAAGAAGGAAATCATGATGAATTGAATCCTAGTCATTATTTTTTGGCATGTTCACGAGTGGAGTGACTAGACTGAATACGGAAGATCCCACTCCACCTGTGTGCACCTTCGAAGATTTCCATTCCATTGAGATGCCAAACATTAGTGTCATTTTCTTTAAGGTTGAATGAGTTAAAATGATAAGGTGATTCAGGTCAATTGATTTTGTAGTTCTTTATAGATTTGTTTTAATTTTATATCTTGCCTTataaaaaatctttatttttatacataagaAATTTAAAAACGTTTTTTTCTTGGGAAAAGGGTCTGATTTGGCCCTCTACTTTGCGAAATAGTTTACATTTGCCCTCCGTTATACTATGCGACCAAAAATACCTCTGACGTTAGTATAGTTGTTAAAATACCCCTAATTTTAACAGAGGTCCACCGTGACCGGGCAAAGGAAATTTTTGGGTTCAAACTATACACGTGCTGTCTTCTAATTGGATGATATATTTGATTAATTATATTTAGTTATTATTTCTTAATATACCTTTTTCATTCCAGAttcttatttttttccttttctctttttgGCTTCTCTTCTTCCCAGGTCACTGGAAGCTCCCCTTTCTATGccattttccccttttttttttttttttttttttttaattctttataAAGAGATTTGTTGATTGACTTGATATTAAACGGAATGAAGAAAGAATGGAGTATGTTAAAGGTCGAGGGGTATTTTGGGTGGTTGGAAAGCTTAACGTTCTCCGACACCATTTTTCAGCTCATCTTCAAAAGGAACAAGTCCAACTGAAAAAGAACCAATAGATCTGAAGTATCCAACAACAATCATTAACACCCAACTGAAATGTCTAGCAAAGTACATTAGCATTTCCAATCAATTATCAAAGCTTCACTTTGTAGCAATTGCCGATAAAACTCAAGCCCAAAATTTCAATTGCAAGAATCACCAatctcttctttttctcttttgttGCCTTTTAATGATTTGttggttatgatttatgaaagAGGAAGAAATGGGTTGTTTCAGTTAGATAAAGGGATGTTGGGTGGGTTTTAGTGTGTATGAAAGATTGTAGTTATTTAGATTCTAATTTAATTAGGAATTAATGTGTAAAAATATCAGCAAGGGAAAAACTTTcaataagaaaaaaatattaagatttagtatttttcttaaaacagaaaaaaaaaatcggtgGTGAGGTGGCGTGCCACATGGCTTCCATCTTACCCAAAATGTCAAGCCATGTAGGATTGTAATAGATGGGAATTCGCCACGGTGGACCTCTGTTAAAATTAGggatatttttaataattatacTAACGTCAGGAATATTTTTGATCGCATAGTATAACGGAGGGTAAAAGTAAACATTTCGCAAAGTAGAGGGCAAATCAGGCCCTTTATCCTTTTTTCTTTCATTCAAATTGTAAGTGGCCATAGGAAGCAAATGATTTAGGACTGTCATCTTCATATGTAGCAGCTTTCTTTTATTTGACTGAATTTACCTGATAGAAAGTGGTAGTTATAAGCTATTTATGTGCAAGCTTGTTTTAAATTTAAAACTACTGAGTTTAAAAATGGTTGTTAAAGAGAGATGATTTATTAACCGTACAGGTTCACAACAGTCACAAGGTTCTCTTGTGAtatggaagtaagaaaattaacTCTTATTTCGCGGAAACccaaatatctttaattattgcTTGATCAATGTACCTCTTGAACACAAGTTGATTCATGCAAAGTTGCAAACTACAATTCTTTCAATCATATTCTCTGAGCAGAAATCCTCCCTCGCCTCCCTGAATCCAAGGAAAATCTAGGATTCGAGTTAGTGAGTGCGTGAAATAATTACAGTACTAGTGTATATAAATTAAACTCTAACTGACCTGGATAAAAATCTGGGGTTTGAAATTCTACCTGATCCATTTATGCATAATAGCTTtttattttcctcaaattttctcTCATCCTTTGGACAGACAACCAAAACGCAAGTAAAAATTCAAATATTCAACATTGAGCCAAAATCTGCCACAGAAGGAAAGTTAGGGACTGAAAACCGACCAAATgctaaaaaagaaaaattaagtcACGGCTGATTACAGATATAACTTGAACCAGCTGCGGATCTCCACATTGCACACTCTGCAGTAGCATAAAGGAGAATTCAATTTGCACATAGCAAATCATACTGGTCTTCTATTGCGTCGATATCGGGACCACAACTTTGCAACACTCTGACTGAAATCAACATGTATCCATCGGTGATCAATTTCAGCATTATTCATCTGATGATATGCTTGTTCACAGGCCTCTTTGGTTTCAAACTCAATGAACCATAGCAGAGGCTATTCCCAGTCTTGTAATCCCTAATAACTTCACCAGATTGCACGGTCCCAAATGTTGAGAAAATAATATTCAAGGATTCATTGTCAGTAGCTGCATTCAGTTTGCGAACAAATAACACATTATTTGGAGGCTTAATTTCAGCATCAGGAATATCCCCTATACTTTCAAGTACTACTGCTCGGCAAATGTGCTTCTTTTGCCCGCACAACCACCTCAAGTTCTCGTGCACCTAATCGATCATCCATTGGCACCCAATCATCTTCTAATCGCACATCATCTCGGGATGAAGCTTCTGGAATGTTAAAGGCGATCATAAGTTGGAGAGGATCGGGGAAAGGATCGCCTAATATGTAAGTGTGTTTGATTCGGATATTTATGAACGGCCTGCTGTTTCCATCCACATATGCTTCATTAATCCGATTCAATGTGTCGtgccaggggcggagccacattggCTCCAGGGGGTTCATCCCCTCgacgaaaaattacagtgtattttcagagttaaaattattttgttctTTATATTtcgtagatgttgaaccccctgacttcttcgtgtatttaccttttagaatttttgaaccctctggatgaaaatcctggctccgccactgtgtcGTGCCCTTCTGCAATTTCTCCAAAAACCGTGTCCTTTCCATCAAGGCAGTCGATATCATCACGCAGTGTGATATAGAATTGAGAAGCGTTTAGATTCTCACCAGCGCTAGCCATGGCTAGAGTTGCCATCTTTGAATGGTTCAGATCCGGATGGATTTCATCCCCGAAGAACCGAGCCTGGTCACCATACAAAAATTTGTATACCGAATCACCCCCAGATCCTGTTCCAGTGGGATCTCCGGTTTGCGCAATGAAATCTTTCTTAACCGTGTGGAAGAGGCAGTCATTATAATACTTGATCTTGCACAACTTCAGAAAATTCTTGCATGTTAAAGGGCAGCACGTGAAATAAATCAAGTAAATTATTCTAAATTAAATAAGCTACACGTGAGCGCATTAACAAATCATGACATTTTAATTGGGATATACACTGCAGCGTAGATGAGGATTTATCTTATGAAGTTACATATTTACACATTAAGTTTGTCATGAAAAAGTAGTGATATAGTAACAATATTTTACCTCTATTAAAACCGCTTTTGAATTTGGACCACTTAAAAGCAAGTAGGGGTCCAACGTCATACCCATACTTGTAAGGATATTAAGAATGAGACTCTGCACTTTATTCTTACTAAATCAATCAACTGGTAACACCATTTAAATCCTAAACCAGTCCCCAAATCAATCCtataagaaagaaaaaatagtaGTACGCACCAGCTTCACACTTTTGAGAAACGCAGTCTTTTCAGGAAGGTAATTTTAAAACTACAAAGAGAACACAAATTCAATAGAAACTCCGGTAACACATAAATCTAAAAGAATTGTGAAACGAacagaaccttttttttttttttcactctaGACTAGAACGACGCTGCCTGCGAAAAGGCACGTCCTTCTTTATTACCACCACATCCCCATGTTGTTCTTTAACATCTTCGGTCTCTTTTACATTTTCCACCTTATCTGTTTTCTTCTTCGATACTCGGAATGCACTCTTCAATCCATTCATAAACCTTCGACTAAAATTACTCTTTTCCAATTTCGTACTTTCCTCATACGATATTTCCGATGAATTAGACGACCCCATAATAGCTCTATCTCTAGCTGTAAGTATCCGAAAGCTTGCTGAGGAAACTGATCCAATTTGTCCTCTATCAATCTTATTCTCTGAACTCAATCGAAAACTAGCAGAGCGAGCAGAGTCATGCGACAAATTACTCTTCGTGTTCTGATCCGATTCTTTAAGAAGTTTCTTCATGCCACTTAACTCTTGCTCTAAACTCTGGATTCGCGAGCTCGTTGCATTCATCGCTGCCTTGAGCTGTGCCACTTGACGCACTGCTGCATCTCGTTCGAGAATTGTACCTAAGCTGACTTGGTTTTTGTTTTGGAGATGATTAATGTGATGatcgtggtggtggtggtggttgtcaGCAGCAGTCGCAGTGAGGATAGAGCGACGGGTGTTTAATTGCTCAATAAACATGGCTTGGACCACAAACCTTAATGGCATACTTGGGTTTTGAACAGCATGCATGAGAAGTTGAGGCGAAAGGATGGTGCAGTCGATGTAATTGCACATTGCTATTTTTTCTTCATCTGATATCTTGCCCTTGTATTCCTGTTGAAAGAACAGAGTTTACAAATTTAAGGACAAAATCAATTTGAAGCATCATTGGTAGGAAATTAGTATGAACTAGACCCAAATTTGAGACCCAATTTATTGAATTTAAGTTAATAAATTGATCCGCCGTACAAGTACGCAAGGTGAATTTAGTTGTGTGTAAATACTCCTTTAC
Above is a genomic segment from Lycium barbarum isolate Lr01 chromosome 12, ASM1917538v2, whole genome shotgun sequence containing:
- the LOC132623408 gene encoding BTB/POZ domain-containing protein At3g49900, whose protein sequence is METIRNWAELGIVDTIYEEDVEDSSSDSLSVSPGDSPLPSPPRSRAVSWSQVTGNETDVVIHVEGSRFRLRKDPLTARSGFLKRKLKGLSELTLSPPLNITAETFSLIAEYCYDSHIVITPFNVAALRTAAELLEMTEANNVAGGDTLAQKTETYFRRVIAVNREYASIVLRSCVSLLPECETTSCLLSRCIEALSLVDDGNGIVKCLNDVKELRPVDFQLIVKSMNRWLSGSHDQLYRIVDLYLKEYKGKISDEEKIAMCNYIDCTILSPQLLMHAVQNPSMPLRFVVQAMFIEQLNTRRSILTATAADNHHHHHDHHINHLQNKNQVSLGTILERDAAVRQVAQLKAAMNATSSRIQSLEQELSGMKKLLKESDQNTKSNLSHDSARSASFRLSSENKIDRGQIGSVSSASFRILTARDRAIMGSSNSSEISYEESTKLEKSNFSRRFMNGLKSAFRVSKKKTDKVENVKETEDVKEQHGDVVVIKKDVPFRRQRRSSLE